The Nitrospirota bacterium nucleotide sequence CCGCGACCGTGCTCGCCCAGGCCATCTACCGCGAGGGGGCCAAGAACATCACGGCCGGCGGCAACCCGATGGAGATCAAGCGCGGGATCGACCGGGCGGTCGAGGCGGTGGTCCAGGAGCTCAAGAAGCTCAGCAAGCCCTGCCAGACTAAGACCGAGATCTCGCAGGTCGGCACGATCTCCGCGAACAACGACAAGACCATCGGCGACCTGATCGCCGAGGCGATGGAGAAGGTCGGCAAGGACGGCGTCATCACGGTCGAGGAAGCCAAGTCCATGTCCACCTCGCTCGACGTCGTGGAAGGCATGCAGTTCGACCGCGGGTACATCTCCCCCTACTTCGTCACCAACGCCGAGCGGATGGAAGCCTCCCTCGAAGAACCGTTCCTCCTGATCCACGAAAAGAAGATCAGCGGCATGAAGGACCTGCTGCCCCTCCTGGAGCAGGTGGCCAAGATGGGCCGGCCGCTCGTGATCATCGCCGAGGAGGTCGAGGGCGAGGCGCTGGCGACCCTGGTCGTGAACAAGCTGCGCGGGACCCTGAACGTGGCCGCGGTGAAGGCGCCGGGCTTCGGCGACCGCCGGAAGGCCATGCTCGAGGACATCGCGATCCTGACCGGCGGGCAGGTCATCTCCGAGGAGCTGGGCCTGAAGCTCGAGAACGTGAAGCTCACGGACCTCGGCCGGGCCAAGCGGGTCACGATCGACAAGGACAACACGACGATCGTAGAGGGCTACGGCGACCCGAAGAAGATCGAGGGCCGCGTGAAGCAGATCAAGGCCCAGATCGAGGAGACCACCTCCGACTACGACCGGGAGAAGCTGCAGGAGCGGCTGGCCAAGATCGTGGGCGGCGTGGCGGTCATCAACGTCGGCGCGGCGACCGAGACCGAGATGAAGGAGAAGAAGGCCCGCGTCGAGGACGCGCTGCACGCGACGAAGGCGGCGGTCGAGGAGGGCATCGTGCCCGGCGGCGGCGTGG carries:
- the groL gene encoding chaperonin GroEL (60 kDa chaperone family; promotes refolding of misfolded polypeptides especially under stressful conditions; forms two stacked rings of heptamers to form a barrel-shaped 14mer; ends can be capped by GroES; misfolded proteins enter the barrel where they are refolded when GroES binds); the encoded protein is MAKQLLYSDSARAAILKGVNQLADAVKATLGPKGRNAILDKKFGAPTITKDGVTVAKEVELKNPYENMGAQLVREVASKTSDTAGDGTTTATVLAQAIYREGAKNITAGGNPMEIKRGIDRAVEAVVQELKKLSKPCQTKTEISQVGTISANNDKTIGDLIAEAMEKVGKDGVITVEEAKSMSTSLDVVEGMQFDRGYISPYFVTNAERMEASLEEPFLLIHEKKISGMKDLLPLLEQVAKMGRPLVIIAEEVEGEALATLVVNKLRGTLNVAAVKAPGFGDRRKAMLEDIAILTGGQVISEELGLKLENVKLTDLGRAKRVTIDKDNTTIVEGYGDPKKIEGRVKQIKAQIEETTSDYDREKLQERLAKIVGGVAVINVGAATETEMKEKKARVEDALHATKAAVEEGIVPGGGVALLRCISALDNLKDVPAEQMVGVNIVRRALEEPIRQIVENAGVEGSVVVEKVRANSSSSFGFNAATEQYEDLLKVGIIDPTKVTRCALQNASSVAGLMLTTEVMITELPEEKKEPAMPGHSHGMEGMY